In Myripristis murdjan chromosome 9, fMyrMur1.1, whole genome shotgun sequence, the following proteins share a genomic window:
- the LOC115365035 gene encoding barH-like 1 homeobox protein, with translation MEVSPSGCSRFRIDSLLCLRPPSALLSRGNSAGESRSPPELSPRSDQDSSGCSSPPSPRREPVPRVESPLHPGQLVQPRAVNSSFLIRDILADCRPLVDCESYPDPGQNKALDYMDKTHSNSSSDSESRGEMEKIKKIRNCRDASGGRLKKPRKARTAFSEQQLARLESSFSRQKYLSVQDRMELAAALHLSDTQVKTWYQNRRTKWKRQSAVGLELLAEAGRMFPPAHFLYPPAPPGLDLYLYRGPAPLPPHRPLLPRLLIHSELPRPVPHPR, from the exons ATGGAGGTTTCCCCCTCCGGCTGCTCCAGGTTCCGCATCGACTCGCTGCTCTGCCTCAGGCCGCCCAGCGCGCTCCTCTCCCGGGGAAACTCCGCCGGGGAGAGCCGCTCACCCCCGGAGCTCAGCCCGCGCTCAGACCAGGACAGCAGCGGCTGCTCGTCGCCTCCGTCCCCGCGGAGAGAGCCTGTTCCCCGTGTAGAGTCTCCTCTCCATCCCGGGCAACTGGTCCAGCCCCGGGCCGTCAACTCGTCCTTCCTCATCCGGGATATCCTGGCGGACTGCCGGCCTCTGGTGGACTGTGAGTCCTACCCTGACCCGGGTCAGAATAAGGCT TTGGACTACATGGACAAAACCCACAGCAACTCCTCCTCTGACAGCGAATCCAGAGGTGAGatggagaaaattaaaaaaataagaaa TTGCCGGGAC GCGAGCGGCGGCCGGCTGAAGAAGCCTCGTAAAGCTCGCACGGCCTTCAGCGAGCAGCAGCTGGCCCGCCTGGAGAGCAGCTTCAGCCGCCAGAAGTACCTGAGCGTCCAGGACCGGATGGAGCTCGCAGCCGCACTGCACCTGAGCGACACACAGGTCAAGACCTGGTACCAGAACCGCAg GACCAAGTGGAAGCGTCAGTCGGCCGTGGGACTGGAGCTGCTGGCCGAGGCCGGCAGGATGTTCCCTCCGGCTCACTTCCTgtacccccccgcccccccgggCCTGGACCTGTACCTGTAccgaggccccgcccccctgcCGCCCCACCGGCCCCTGCTGCCCCGCCTCCTGATCCACAGCGAGCTGCCTCGCCCTGTCCCGCACCCCCGCTGA